A stretch of Ligilactobacillus faecis DNA encodes these proteins:
- a CDS encoding tetratricopeptide repeat protein, which produces MEKRQKEAAKLDAIIQKLIKKIDADPYDEESYYALGVALTEKKSFEQAEELFKRALNALKEQPQKLGLLHYGLGNVYYASALYDEALKEFSLVKDDKLKAEAYLMLAQTYYAKGEHQKALAFALTADESKASFETKRLLGDCLLAVGSFEKARQMYEQALSFKAGDANVNFQLGVLAVVLGADPKVYFERAKQADPKLYERLQTRLGDIEKLLQNKKKQ; this is translated from the coding sequence ATGGAAAAACGGCAAAAAGAAGCAGCTAAATTGGATGCGATCATTCAAAAGCTGATCAAAAAGATCGATGCTGATCCTTATGATGAAGAGAGTTACTATGCTTTAGGAGTTGCTTTGACAGAAAAAAAGAGCTTCGAGCAAGCAGAAGAGCTTTTCAAGCGAGCTTTGAATGCCTTGAAAGAGCAACCACAAAAATTAGGATTGCTCCACTATGGTTTAGGAAATGTTTATTATGCAAGTGCTTTATATGACGAAGCGCTTAAAGAATTTAGTTTAGTCAAAGATGATAAATTAAAGGCTGAAGCTTATCTAATGCTAGCCCAAACTTATTATGCCAAAGGTGAACACCAAAAAGCTTTAGCGTTTGCATTAACAGCTGACGAATCAAAGGCTTCTTTTGAGACAAAACGACTTTTAGGTGATTGTTTGCTAGCCGTGGGGAGTTTTGAAAAGGCTAGACAGATGTATGAACAAGCCTTGAGTTTTAAAGCTGGTGATGCTAATGTTAATTTTCAGTTGGGCGTACTAGCTGTTGTTTTAGGCGCAGATCCTAAAGTTTACTTTGAAAGAGCTAAACAAGCTGATCCTAAATTATACGAACGTTTACAGACGCGTTTAGGCGATATTGAAAAATTGCTCCAAAATAAGAAAAAACAATAG
- a CDS encoding histidine phosphatase family protein: MTRLYFVRHGKTEWNLEGRYQGAKGDSPLLPESYHEIELLAKYLAPIAFAKVYCSPIKRAKTTAKELIKQLDRPVKLEADVALQEFDLGKMEGMKFTEVAEKYPAELDAFRYHPERYDPSAIAGESFPELFARMTPKIKAICARYPKENVLIVSHGAALCAEIRHLLGVPLAKLRDQGGLANTSTTILETKDGENFKCLAWNKTDYLKKDLDPTDVV; the protein is encoded by the coding sequence TTGACAAGACTATATTTTGTACGTCATGGTAAGACTGAATGGAACTTGGAAGGGCGTTATCAAGGGGCTAAAGGTGATTCACCATTATTACCAGAAAGTTACCATGAGATCGAACTACTAGCAAAATATTTAGCCCCAATTGCTTTTGCAAAAGTTTATTGTAGTCCGATCAAGCGAGCAAAGACGACCGCTAAAGAATTGATCAAACAACTGGACCGTCCCGTAAAACTTGAAGCTGATGTAGCTTTACAAGAATTTGATCTTGGAAAGATGGAAGGGATGAAATTTACGGAAGTTGCTGAGAAATATCCAGCTGAACTCGATGCTTTTCGCTATCATCCTGAGCGTTACGATCCAAGTGCGATCGCCGGTGAATCCTTTCCAGAATTGTTTGCGCGGATGACGCCAAAGATCAAAGCGATCTGTGCTCGCTATCCAAAAGAAAATGTTTTGATCGTTAGCCATGGGGCAGCGCTTTGTGCTGAGATCCGGCATTTATTGGGAGTACCATTAGCTAAATTACGTGATCAAGGTGGTCTTGCTAATACAAGTACGACGATCTTAGAGACAAAAGATGGTGAAAATTTTAAGTGCTTAGCGTGGAATAAAACGGATTATCTAAAAAAAGACCTTGATCCGACTGACGTTGTTTAA
- the mnmA gene encoding tRNA 2-thiouridine(34) synthase MnmA: MEDKSKIRVVVGMSGGVDSSVVAYLLKQQGYDVVGVFMKNWDDKNDSGVCTATEDYADVAKVADQIGIPYYSVNFEKEYWDGVFTYFLDEYKKGRTPNPDVMCNKEVKFKAFLDYAMQLDADYIAMGHYAQLKRDPDGTVHLMRGVDENKDQTYFLSQLTQKNLQKAMFPIGGMNKQEVRKIAEEAGLATAKKKDSTGVCFIGERDFSKFLSEFLPAKPGKMMTVDGEVKGEHFGLMNYTIGQRRGLGIGGDAKSNEPWFVVGKDLATNTLLVGQGYHNEHLYATSLEASELSFVAPIEDRGSEFHCTAKFRYRQKDSGVTVRFNDDRTKVEVIFDDPVRAITPGQEVVFYDGAECLGSGTIDHAYQNGRKLQYV, translated from the coding sequence ATGGAAGATAAGAGCAAGATCAGAGTCGTTGTGGGTATGAGTGGCGGTGTCGACTCTTCGGTCGTCGCTTATTTGCTCAAACAACAAGGCTATGATGTTGTCGGGGTTTTTATGAAAAACTGGGATGACAAGAACGATAGTGGGGTCTGTACGGCTACCGAAGACTATGCTGATGTCGCTAAAGTAGCAGATCAGATCGGGATTCCTTATTATTCAGTCAACTTTGAAAAAGAGTATTGGGACGGTGTCTTTACTTATTTCTTAGATGAATATAAGAAAGGACGGACACCTAACCCAGATGTGATGTGTAATAAAGAAGTCAAATTCAAAGCTTTTTTAGATTATGCTATGCAATTAGATGCAGATTATATCGCAATGGGGCACTATGCACAACTTAAACGCGATCCAGATGGAACTGTTCATTTGATGCGTGGTGTCGATGAAAACAAAGATCAAACTTATTTCTTGAGTCAGTTGACCCAAAAGAATTTGCAAAAAGCTATGTTTCCGATCGGTGGGATGAACAAACAAGAGGTCAGAAAGATCGCTGAAGAAGCTGGTCTAGCAACGGCTAAAAAGAAAGATTCAACTGGTGTTTGTTTTATCGGTGAACGTGATTTCAGTAAATTCTTAAGTGAATTTTTACCTGCTAAACCTGGTAAGATGATGACTGTTGACGGCGAAGTCAAAGGTGAACATTTTGGCTTGATGAATTATACGATCGGTCAACGTCGCGGACTGGGGATCGGAGGCGATGCTAAGAGTAACGAACCTTGGTTTGTTGTCGGCAAGGATCTAGCTACCAATACACTTTTAGTTGGACAAGGATACCATAATGAGCATCTTTACGCAACGAGCTTAGAAGCTAGTGAATTGAGTTTTGTTGCTCCGATCGAAGACCGTGGTTCTGAATTTCATTGTACCGCTAAGTTCCGTTACCGCCAAAAAGATTCTGGTGTCACAGTTCGTTTCAACGATGACCGCACTAAAGTTGAAGTGATCTTTGATGATCCAGTTAGAGCGATCACGCCTGGTCAAGAAGTTGTTTTCTACGATGGTGCCGAGTGCCTTGGAAGTGGAACGATCGACCATGCTTATCAAAATGGACGCAAATTACAATACGTATGA
- a CDS encoding DUF1831 domain-containing protein: protein MAYQKTAKILGDQTTYRLSDNVKKYALRDTGFIETKGGKFQLERSLDPASPFKGFKLKVVVSADLKSFKLVTTTANGLKEVNIFNGKDATANVEQLNYILEDLISRQILEKVQ from the coding sequence ATGGCTTATCAAAAAACAGCAAAGATCTTAGGTGATCAAACGACTTATCGTTTATCTGATAATGTAAAAAAATATGCTTTACGTGATACAGGTTTTATTGAAACAAAGGGGGGAAAATTTCAATTGGAACGCTCTTTAGATCCAGCCTCTCCTTTTAAGGGTTTTAAATTAAAAGTTGTCGTTTCGGCTGATCTAAAGTCATTTAAATTAGTGACAACAACAGCTAACGGTCTAAAAGAAGTCAATATCTTCAACGGTAAGGATGCAACAGCTAATGTTGAACAATTGAACTATATTTTAGAAGATCTTATTTCACGCCAGATCTTAGAAAAGGTACAATAA
- a CDS encoding cysteine desulfurase family protein produces MEKIYVDNAGTTPMAPEVIEVMSQTMRDVFGNASATNSFGRKARQVLQASRQVIADSINAAQANEIIFTSGGTESDNTAILMTAKKRKNEGRHLITTKIEHEAVLKPMEYLEKNGYEVTYLDVDQNGLISLDELKQALRPDTILVSIMTGNNEVGSHMPIHEIGEIVAQSNAWFHTDAVQAYGITEIDVKRDQIDLLSTTAHKLNGPKMVGFLYERAGLELEPLILGGEQELKRRAGTENIAGIAGFAKAVELEQNERELLQERYQSFKTHLITRLRQKGVDFEVNGKHGADELPQVISLWFKGCASDALLTNLDLAGIAAAAGSACTAGSLEPSHVLQAMYGADDPRISETLRFSFGRYNTLAEIETVADKLAELCQRLKK; encoded by the coding sequence GTGGAAAAGATATATGTTGATAACGCAGGAACAACGCCCATGGCACCCGAAGTTATCGAAGTAATGAGTCAAACGATGCGCGATGTTTTTGGCAATGCTTCGGCGACAAATTCATTTGGACGTAAAGCACGCCAAGTTTTACAAGCAAGTCGCCAAGTGATCGCAGATTCGATCAATGCTGCACAAGCAAATGAGATCATCTTCACTAGTGGTGGAACTGAAAGTGATAATACGGCGATCCTCATGACAGCTAAAAAACGTAAAAATGAAGGCCGCCATTTGATCACGACTAAGATCGAACACGAAGCAGTTTTAAAACCGATGGAATACTTAGAGAAAAATGGCTATGAAGTGACTTATCTTGATGTGGATCAAAATGGTTTGATCTCACTTGACGAACTTAAACAAGCTTTACGACCAGATACGATCTTAGTTTCGATCATGACTGGTAATAATGAGGTCGGAAGTCATATGCCGATCCACGAGATCGGTGAGATCGTAGCTCAAAGTAATGCGTGGTTCCATACAGATGCAGTCCAAGCTTACGGGATCACTGAGATCGATGTCAAACGCGATCAGATCGATCTTTTGTCAACAACAGCGCATAAGCTCAACGGACCTAAAATGGTCGGCTTTTTATATGAAAGAGCAGGTCTAGAGCTAGAGCCTTTGATCTTAGGAGGCGAGCAAGAATTAAAACGTCGGGCAGGAACAGAAAACATTGCAGGGATCGCTGGTTTTGCTAAAGCGGTCGAATTAGAACAAAATGAGCGCGAGCTTCTCCAAGAAAGATATCAAAGTTTCAAAACTCATCTGATCACGCGTTTACGTCAAAAAGGCGTTGATTTTGAGGTCAATGGCAAACATGGTGCAGATGAACTGCCTCAAGTCATCAGTTTGTGGTTCAAAGGGTGTGCCAGCGATGCTTTATTGACCAATCTTGATCTAGCAGGGATCGCAGCGGCTGCTGGTTCAGCCTGTACTGCCGGTTCTTTAGAACCTTCCCACGTTTTGCAAGCGATGTATGGTGCAGATGATCCGCGGATCAGTGAAACATTACGGTTTAGTTTTGGACGTTATAATACGTTAGCAGAGATCGAAACAGTAGCTGATAAATTAGCCGAGCTCTGCCAGCGACTTAAAAAATAA
- a CDS encoding 5'-methylthioadenosine/adenosylhomocysteine nucleosidase: protein MKYGIICAMEEELKELLAKLEDRTEKTIGGIDFYEGKLAKKPVVLVRSGIGKVQAGVTTALLIVEFGVTAVINSGSAGGIGTGLHVGDVVFSTGAAYHDADATAFGYKPGQLPQQPQIYPADQALLAELTKAATKAKLATKEGLIVTGDQFVASKEKIQAIKEIYPAALCCEMEGGAIAQVAYQFKVPFVIVRAMSDVGDEEAGQTFDEFIIEAGKRSAQMILNWAQA, encoded by the coding sequence ATGAAATATGGAATTATTTGTGCAATGGAAGAAGAGTTGAAAGAACTTTTAGCTAAACTTGAAGATCGAACTGAAAAAACGATCGGTGGGATCGATTTTTATGAAGGAAAATTAGCTAAAAAACCTGTTGTGTTAGTTCGTTCTGGGATCGGTAAAGTCCAAGCTGGGGTGACCACAGCTCTTTTGATCGTTGAATTTGGGGTCACAGCTGTGATCAACTCTGGTTCTGCTGGGGGGATCGGTACTGGGCTTCATGTTGGGGATGTTGTTTTTTCGACTGGCGCTGCTTATCATGATGCCGATGCAACTGCTTTTGGATATAAGCCAGGACAACTACCACAACAGCCACAGATCTATCCAGCCGATCAAGCTTTATTAGCGGAACTGACAAAAGCAGCTACTAAAGCCAAATTGGCGACGAAAGAAGGTCTGATCGTTACGGGCGATCAATTCGTTGCTTCTAAAGAAAAGATCCAAGCGATCAAGGAGATCTATCCAGCTGCACTTTGTTGCGAAATGGAAGGCGGGGCGATCGCTCAAGTTGCCTATCAATTCAAAGTACCTTTTGTGATCGTTCGGGCTATGTCTGATGTTGGTGACGAAGAGGCTGGACAAACATTTGATGAGTTTATCATCGAAGCAGGTAAGCGCTCAGCTCAAATGATCTTGAATTGGGCTCAAGCTTAA
- a CDS encoding NUDIX hydrolase, giving the protein MEFEEKVTAVEHLFDGTVIDLDRETVQLPNGKTSYREIVRHHGAVGVIAITPADKMVFIKQWRAPLGQVTLEIPAGKIEPNEQNSPLETAMRELNEEARYQAEKLELIMPFYTSPGFADEKIYLYHASGLTPVKEELPQDEDEFLEKVELTQAEALKAMQSGLICDSKTIMAVMFWQLMR; this is encoded by the coding sequence ATGGAATTTGAAGAAAAAGTTACCGCAGTTGAACATCTTTTTGATGGGACAGTGATCGATCTTGATCGCGAAACAGTCCAGTTGCCAAATGGTAAAACATCATATCGTGAGATCGTGCGACATCATGGTGCTGTAGGTGTGATCGCGATCACACCAGCTGATAAGATGGTTTTTATCAAGCAGTGGCGCGCCCCACTTGGTCAAGTTACGTTAGAGATCCCAGCTGGTAAGATCGAACCAAATGAACAAAATAGTCCGCTCGAGACTGCGATGCGTGAATTAAATGAAGAAGCACGCTATCAAGCAGAAAAGCTTGAGTTGATCATGCCATTTTACACTTCACCTGGTTTTGCAGATGAAAAGATCTATCTTTATCATGCTAGTGGTCTGACACCAGTCAAAGAAGAACTGCCCCAAGACGAAGATGAATTTCTAGAAAAAGTCGAATTAACGCAAGCTGAAGCGTTAAAAGCAATGCAGTCAGGTTTGATCTGTGATAGTAAGACGATCATGGCAGTCATGTTTTGGCAGTTGATGCGTTAA
- the ileS gene encoding isoleucine--tRNA ligase produces the protein MRIKDTLNLGKTKFPMRGNLPVRELERQTEWEENKVYERRQKLNEGKPSFVLHDGPPYANGNIHMGHAMNKISKDIIVRAKSMMGFRAPYVPGWDTHGLPIEQQLKKAGVDRKALSVADFREKCREYALEQVDKQRKDFKRLGVAGEWDDPYLTLAPEYEAQQIRVFGKMAEKGLIYKGKRPVYWSWSSESALAEAEVEYHDVTSPSAFYAEQVLDGKGVLDEDTYMVVWTTTPWTIPASEGITIDASFDYAVVQPEGETRKFVMAADLVQKNAELFGWENVKTLKVVKGQELEYITAKHPFYDDRELLVMLGDFVTTDSGTGLVHTAPGYGDDDYKMGMKYGLEIFAPVNDTGHLTAECGPEFDGVFYEDANEVALQKLEKAGLLLKSMEYEHSYPFDWRTKKPIIFRATPQWFASVDKIRNNILDAINEVDFLPEWGQKRLYNMIRDRGDWVISRQRVWGVPLPIFYAEDGTAIMEKETIEHVAQLVEKHGSNIWFKLDAKDLLPEGYTNEHSPNGEFTKETDIMDVWFDSGTSHQGVCAERDYLTYPADLYLEGSDQYRGWFNSSLITSVAVSGHAPYKQIVSQGFTLDGEGRKMSKSLGNTIVPEEVIKKMGAEIIRLWVLSVDTSADVRVSMESFAQISESYRKVRNTVRFLLANTSDFEPAKDKVAFEELEAIDQYMQIAVNKFTKEILDDYANYNFMDIYKKLINFVTTDLSAFYLAVAKDVVYVEAKDAKKRRSMQTVLYDTVVRLAKLMTPVMPHTTEEVWNFLKEPEDYVQLAEMPAVEHFDHEDQITQNWTRFMKLRSHVLKSLEEARNAKLIGKSFEAHVFLYVSEGVKAELDSLDADIRQALIVSELDVLPLEEAPADADDYGAVKVVVKHAEGDVCPRCRRITLDVGSDERFPELCASCAQIVATNFPEAVSEGLEK, from the coding sequence ATGAGAATCAAAGATACTTTAAATTTAGGTAAAACTAAATTTCCGATGCGTGGGAATTTACCTGTACGCGAATTAGAGCGTCAAACAGAATGGGAAGAAAATAAAGTTTATGAACGACGCCAAAAATTAAACGAAGGCAAACCTTCTTTTGTCTTACATGATGGACCGCCATATGCAAACGGAAATATTCATATGGGACACGCAATGAACAAGATCTCAAAAGATATCATCGTACGTGCTAAATCAATGATGGGCTTTCGGGCTCCTTATGTTCCAGGTTGGGATACTCATGGTCTTCCGATCGAACAACAATTAAAAAAGGCTGGGGTCGACCGTAAAGCACTTTCTGTGGCTGATTTTAGAGAAAAATGTCGCGAATATGCTTTAGAACAAGTCGATAAACAACGAAAAGATTTCAAACGTTTAGGTGTCGCTGGTGAGTGGGACGACCCATATTTGACACTTGCACCTGAATATGAAGCGCAACAGATCCGCGTCTTTGGCAAGATGGCTGAAAAAGGCTTGATCTACAAAGGAAAGCGTCCTGTTTACTGGTCTTGGTCATCTGAATCTGCTTTAGCTGAAGCTGAAGTTGAATACCATGATGTAACTTCACCATCTGCTTTCTATGCTGAACAAGTTTTAGATGGTAAAGGGGTTTTAGATGAAGATACTTACATGGTCGTTTGGACGACTACACCATGGACGATCCCAGCCTCTGAAGGGATCACGATCGATGCCTCCTTTGACTATGCTGTAGTTCAACCAGAAGGTGAAACACGTAAATTTGTGATGGCAGCCGACTTAGTGCAAAAAAATGCTGAGTTGTTTGGTTGGGAAAACGTTAAGACGCTCAAAGTCGTTAAAGGACAAGAACTTGAATATATCACAGCTAAGCACCCATTCTATGATGATCGGGAATTGCTTGTGATGTTAGGTGATTTCGTCACAACTGATTCTGGTACTGGCTTAGTCCACACTGCTCCTGGTTATGGTGATGATGACTACAAGATGGGGATGAAATACGGCTTAGAGATCTTTGCGCCGGTAAATGATACTGGTCACTTGACAGCTGAGTGTGGCCCTGAATTTGATGGTGTCTTTTATGAAGATGCTAATGAAGTAGCTTTACAAAAACTTGAAAAAGCTGGTCTTTTATTGAAGTCGATGGAATACGAACATAGCTATCCTTTTGACTGGCGGACAAAGAAACCGATCATCTTCCGAGCAACACCACAATGGTTTGCTTCAGTTGATAAGATCCGTAATAATATTTTAGATGCGATCAATGAAGTCGACTTCTTACCTGAATGGGGTCAAAAACGCTTGTATAACATGATCCGCGATCGTGGCGATTGGGTCATCTCACGGCAACGTGTTTGGGGCGTACCGCTTCCGATCTTCTATGCGGAAGATGGTACAGCGATCATGGAAAAAGAAACGATCGAACATGTCGCACAATTAGTCGAAAAACATGGCTCTAATATTTGGTTCAAGTTAGATGCTAAAGATCTTTTACCAGAAGGTTATACAAATGAGCATTCACCAAACGGCGAATTTACTAAAGAAACAGATATCATGGATGTTTGGTTTGACTCAGGTACTTCACATCAAGGTGTTTGTGCAGAGCGTGATTATTTGACTTATCCTGCTGATCTATACTTGGAAGGGTCTGACCAATACCGTGGTTGGTTCAACTCGAGTTTGATCACAAGCGTGGCCGTTTCTGGTCATGCACCATATAAGCAGATCGTCTCTCAAGGTTTCACGCTTGACGGTGAAGGGCGTAAGATGAGTAAATCACTTGGAAATACGATCGTTCCCGAAGAAGTTATCAAGAAGATGGGGGCCGAGATCATTCGTCTTTGGGTCTTAAGTGTTGATACTTCAGCTGATGTGCGTGTTTCGATGGAAAGCTTTGCCCAGATCTCAGAAAGCTACCGTAAAGTGCGGAATACGGTGCGCTTCTTATTGGCAAATACAAGTGATTTTGAGCCAGCTAAGGATAAGGTCGCATTTGAAGAACTTGAAGCGATCGATCAATATATGCAGATCGCAGTCAATAAATTCACAAAAGAGATCTTAGATGACTACGCTAATTATAATTTCATGGACATCTACAAGAAATTGATCAATTTTGTCACGACCGATCTTTCTGCTTTCTACTTGGCAGTTGCTAAAGATGTTGTTTACGTGGAAGCAAAAGACGCTAAGAAACGTCGTTCGATGCAAACAGTTCTTTATGATACAGTCGTGCGTCTAGCTAAATTGATGACGCCAGTTATGCCACATACGACTGAAGAAGTTTGGAACTTCTTAAAAGAACCAGAAGATTATGTCCAACTAGCAGAGATGCCAGCAGTCGAACATTTTGATCATGAAGATCAGATCACACAAAACTGGACGCGTTTCATGAAATTACGTTCGCACGTTTTGAAGAGTTTAGAAGAAGCACGGAATGCTAAATTGATCGGTAAATCATTTGAAGCGCATGTCTTCTTATATGTTTCTGAAGGTGTCAAAGCCGAACTTGACAGTTTAGATGCTGATATCCGCCAAGCTTTGATCGTTTCTGAACTTGATGTTTTACCGTTAGAAGAAGCGCCTGCCGACGCAGATGATTATGGTGCAGTCAAAGTCGTTGTCAAACATGCAGAAGGTGATGTTTGTCCACGTTGTCGTCGCATCACTTTAGATGTTGGCAGTGACGAACGCTTCCCTGAACTTTGTGCTTCTTGTGCCCAGATCGTTGCAACTAACTTCCCTGAAGCAGTTAGCGAAGGTCTTGAAAAATAA
- a CDS encoding DivIVA domain-containing protein, producing MALTPLDIHNKEFHTKLRGYDQDEVNDFLDQIIKDYELVLKENEHLTESLRQSQEKLKYFNDLKDSLNQSIIVAQEAADKVKANSQREAEIINREAQKQGQDIIDQANEKSRHIIDEASKKSKRLALETDDLRKQARIFRQKLQVMLESQLEVVKGSEWDDILRQGETTSYEAIQEAIRHDDTLDKAEAKEVKSFSNDKDETTDVYVPEQGVDDTATVEEEKETVVIFPESNSTSGRQFAEDSSENA from the coding sequence ATGGCATTGACCCCTTTGGATATTCATAATAAAGAGTTTCATACAAAATTACGTGGCTATGATCAAGATGAAGTCAATGATTTTTTAGATCAGATCATCAAAGACTATGAGTTGGTCTTAAAAGAAAATGAGCATTTGACTGAGAGCTTACGCCAAAGTCAAGAAAAACTCAAATATTTCAATGATTTGAAAGATTCGTTGAATCAATCGATCATTGTTGCCCAAGAAGCTGCCGATAAAGTTAAGGCTAATTCACAACGTGAAGCTGAGATCATCAATCGTGAAGCTCAAAAGCAAGGTCAAGATATCATTGATCAAGCAAATGAAAAATCACGGCATATCATCGATGAGGCTTCAAAGAAATCCAAGCGCTTAGCTTTGGAAACGGATGATCTAAGAAAGCAAGCGCGCATTTTTAGACAAAAGCTCCAAGTGATGTTAGAATCACAGCTTGAAGTTGTCAAAGGCAGTGAATGGGATGATATTTTACGTCAAGGAGAAACAACTAGTTATGAAGCGATCCAAGAAGCAATTCGTCATGATGATACCCTTGACAAAGCCGAGGCAAAAGAAGTAAAATCATTTTCAAATGATAAAGACGAAACAACAGACGTTTATGTACCTGAACAAGGCGTAGATGACACTGCAACAGTTGAAGAGGAAAAGGAAACAGTTGTGATCTTCCCAGAATCCAACTCTACTAGCGGGCGTCAGTTTGCTGAAGACAGTTCGGAAAACGCCTAG
- a CDS encoding RNA-binding protein, whose translation MSEQIYQHFRKEERPLIDQLLDLIRQAQDEYRPVLTHFLDPRQQYIARFLLQAEGPVKMSVHGGFAGAERKRLLFYPAYYEPTLADFELQLLEIDYPTKFVTLSHGKVLGTLANVGLERDVLGDIITDEFSWQVIVQKNISEYLVQQVDQIGKVHVSLRPKELTQLTEVIPAWEKLVISCSSLRIDVIVKAVYGLSRQRVKDMINAKKISLNWLTLERSDLEVGSKDIISVRGYGRIRFEQVLGRSKRDKLRCEVSVIRK comes from the coding sequence GTGAGTGAGCAGATATATCAACATTTTCGTAAAGAAGAACGGCCACTGATCGATCAATTGTTGGATCTGATCAGACAAGCTCAAGATGAATATCGGCCAGTGTTGACACATTTTTTAGATCCAAGACAGCAGTATATTGCGCGCTTTTTGTTACAAGCTGAGGGTCCAGTCAAGATGAGTGTCCATGGAGGTTTTGCTGGTGCAGAACGGAAACGTCTTTTGTTTTATCCAGCTTATTATGAACCAACGCTAGCTGATTTTGAACTACAATTATTGGAGATCGATTATCCGACCAAGTTTGTGACTTTGAGCCACGGTAAAGTCTTAGGGACACTGGCAAATGTAGGCCTAGAACGGGATGTTTTAGGGGATATCATTACAGATGAATTTTCTTGGCAAGTTATCGTCCAAAAAAATATCAGTGAATATTTGGTCCAACAAGTCGACCAGATCGGTAAAGTTCATGTGTCATTGCGACCTAAAGAGTTGACCCAGTTGACAGAAGTTATACCCGCTTGGGAAAAATTAGTTATCTCGTGTAGTTCTTTACGTATTGATGTGATCGTCAAAGCAGTCTATGGACTTTCACGCCAGCGTGTCAAAGATATGATCAACGCTAAGAAGATCAGTTTAAATTGGCTTACCCTTGAGCGCTCGGATCTTGAGGTAGGTTCAAAAGATATTATTTCAGTCCGCGGTTATGGGCGGATCAGATTCGAGCAAGTCTTAGGCCGATCAAAACGGGATAAGCTTCGCTGTGAAGTTTCAGTTATCAGAAAATGA
- a CDS encoding YggT family protein, whose translation MGLLTIISDLFNIYSFLIVAYCLLSWFPGAYNTKLGQLLIKICQPYLRLFDFIPPIAGISFAPLVALIVLQFVERGVFALLALLGLGF comes from the coding sequence GTGGGACTATTAACGATAATTAGTGATTTATTCAATATTTATTCATTTTTGATCGTTGCTTACTGTTTACTTTCGTGGTTTCCAGGAGCATATAACACAAAACTTGGGCAATTATTGATCAAAATATGTCAGCCATATTTAAGGTTATTTGACTTTATCCCGCCGATCGCAGGGATCAGTTTTGCTCCATTAGTAGCTTTGATCGTTTTGCAGTTTGTTGAACGTGGTGTGTTTGCGCTTTTGGCTCTTTTAGGCCTTGGTTTTTAA
- a CDS encoding cell division protein SepF, translating to MSFSSRLGSFFNIDDEEERIEDDRSEPNNYTEPPRPDNDLKEQPNVMELHNNKRPLEKKIMLFEPRIFSDVRAIASRLLEGQAAVVNFQRMDDAQAHRVVDFLSGVVFAVDGEIKRIGEQIFLCTPQDFEVEGSLTDTMRDNDYNYK from the coding sequence ATGTCATTTTCAAGTAGACTTGGTAGTTTTTTTAATATCGATGATGAAGAAGAAAGAATTGAAGATGATCGCTCGGAACCTAATAATTATACAGAACCACCACGACCAGATAATGATCTAAAAGAGCAACCAAATGTGATGGAATTGCATAATAATAAACGCCCATTAGAAAAAAAGATCATGCTTTTCGAACCACGGATCTTTTCTGATGTACGTGCGATCGCTTCACGGTTACTTGAAGGTCAGGCAGCTGTAGTCAATTTTCAACGGATGGACGATGCGCAAGCCCACCGTGTTGTTGATTTTCTTTCAGGAGTCGTTTTTGCAGTCGATGGTGAGATCAAACGGATCGGTGAACAGATCTTCTTGTGTACACCACAAGATTTTGAAGTTGAGGGAAGTTTGACCGATACAATGCGGGATAACGACTATAATTATAAATAG